The following are from one region of the Populus trichocarpa isolate Nisqually-1 chromosome 8, P.trichocarpa_v4.1, whole genome shotgun sequence genome:
- the LOC7482854 gene encoding receptor protein kinase-like protein ZAR1 isoform X2, with the protein MTQRERERDFIAPVKLSSFSFGFLRTESEGYALLSFKQSINEDPEGSLSNWNSSDDNPCSWNGVTCKDLKVMSLSIPKKKLYGFLPSALGSLSDLRHINLRNNRFFGPLPAELFQAQGLQSLVLYGNSFSGSLPNQIGKLKYLQTLDLSQNFFNGSIPTSIVQCRRHRVLDLSQNNFTGSLPVGFGTGLVSLEKLDLSFNKFNGSIPSDMGNLSSLQGTADLSHNLFTGSIPASLGNLPEKVYIDLTYNNLSGPIPQNGALMNRGPTAFIGNPGLCGPPLKNPCPSDTAGASAPSAIPFLPNNSPPQDSDNSGRKSEKGRGLSKSAVVAIIVSDVIGICLVGLLFSYCYSRACPRRKDKDENDNGFEKGGKRRKGCLRFRKDESETLSENVEQCDLVPLDAQVAFDLDELLKASAFVLGKGGIGIAYKVVLEDGYTLAVRRLGEGGSQRFKEFQTEVEAIGKLRHPNVVTLRAYYWSVDEKLLIYDYIPNGSLDTALHGKPGMVSFTPLSWSVRLTIIKGIARGLVYLHEFSTKKYVHGDLKPSNVLLGQNMEPHISDFGLGRLATIAGGSPTRESNRSTLEKPQERQQKGEPSSEVATVSSTNLVSYYQAPEALKVLKPSQKWDVYSCGVILLEMITGRSPVVCVGTSEMDLVHWIQLCIEEQKPLVDVLDPYLAPDVDKEEEEIVAVLKIAMACVHSNPERRPTMRHVSDVFNRLVISSA; encoded by the exons ATGACacaacgagagagagagagagacttcaTTGCTCCTGTCAAGCTTTCTTCATTCTCATTTGGCTTTTTGCGTACTGAAAG TGAAGGGTATGCACTATTGTCGTTTAAGCAGTCTATTAACGAAGATCCAGAAGGGTCTTTGAGTAACTGGAACTCCTCTGATGACAACCCTTGTTCATGGAATGGGGTTACATGCAAGGACCTTAAAGTCATGTCTCTCAGTATTCCAAAGAAGAAACTCTATGGGTTTCTTCCTTCTGCTCTTGGGTCACTCTCTGACCTTAGACATATAAATTTGAGGAATAATAGGTTCTTCGGCCCTTTGCCTGCTGAGCTCTTTCAAGCTCAAGGACTACAAAGTTTGGTCCTTTATGGGAATTCCTTTTCTGGGTCTTTGCCAAATCAGATTGGCAAGCTCAAGTACCTCCAAACCTTGGATTTATCCCAGAATTTCTTCAATGGGTCAATACCCACGTCAATTGTTCAATGCAGGAGACATAGGGTCCTTGATCTTAGCCAAAACAATTTCACTGGTTCTTTGCCAGTTGGGTTTGGTACTGGTTTGGTTTCCCTTGAAAAACTTGATCTTTCgttcaataaattcaatggtTCGATTCCTAGTGATATGGGAAATCTGTCTAGCTTACAAGGGACTGCTGACTTGTCACACAATCTCTTTACTGGTTCAATCCCAGCTAGCCTTGGAAACCTTCCTGAGAAGGTTTATATTGATCTAACTTATAACAATTTGAGCGGTCCAATACCTCAAAATGGTGCTCTAATGAACAGAGGTCCTACAGCATTTATTGGAAATCCTGGTCTCTGTGGCCCTCCATTGAAAAATCCATGTCCTTCGGATACCGCCGGTGCAAGTGCACCTTCAGCAATCCCTTTTTTGCCTAATAACTCCCCCCCTCAAGATTCAGATAACAGTGGCAGAAAGAGTGAGAAAGGAAGAGGACTGAGTAAGAGTGCAGTTGTTGCGATAATTGTGAGTGATGTCATTGGGATTTGCCTCGTTGGATTGTTGTTTTCGTATTGTTATTCTAGAGCTTGTCCACGCCGTAAGGATAAGGATGAAAATGATAATGGTTTTGAGAAGGGagggaagagaaggaaagggtGCTTGCGCTTTAGGAAGGATGAGTCCGAGACTCTATCTGAGAACGTGGAGCAGTGTGACCTTGTGCCACTGGATGCGCAGGTGGCTTTTGATTTGGATGAGCTGCTTAAAGCGTCTGCTTTTGTTTTAGGGAAGGGTGGAATTGGGATTGCTTACAAAGTTGTGCTTGAAGATGGGTATACTTTAGCTGTGAGAAGATTGGGCGAGGGAGGCTCTCAACGATTTAAGGAATTCCAAACGGAAGTGGAAGCAATTGGCAAGCTAAGGCATCCTAATGTTGTGACTCTCAGAGCATATTACTGGTCTGTTGATGAGAAGTTGCTTATCTATGATTACATACCGAATGGAAGTCTTGACACAGCACTTCATG GGAAGCCTGGAATGGTGTCATTCACCCCATTATCATGGTCTGTTCGGTTGACAATCATAAAGGGAATTGCGAGAGGCTTGGTTTATCTTCATGAATTCAGCACTAAAAAATATGTTCATGGAGATCTGAAGCCAAGTAATGTGCTTCTTGGACAGAACATGGAACCACACatttctgattttggacttgGTCGACTTGCTACTATTGCTGGAGGGTCCCCAACACGGGAATCTAATCGATCTACCTTGGAAAAACCACAAGAGAGGCAACAGAAGGGTGAGCCAAGCTCAGAAGTTGCCACAGTTTCATCTACAAACTTGGTATCTTATTACCAGGCTCCTGAAGCACTAAAAGTTCTAAAACCATCACAAAAATGGGATGTTTACTCTTGTGGAGTTATCTTACTAGAAATGATCACAGGAAGGTCGCCAGTGGTCTGTGTCGGTACCTCAGAGATGGATCTCGTTCACTGGATCCAGCTTTGCATTGAAGAGCAGAAACCACTTGTAGATGTCTTAGATCCGTACTTAGCTCCTGATGTGgataaggaagaagaagagattgtTGCCGTTTTGAAGATTGCAATGGCTTGTGTTCATAGCAACCCTGAAAGGAGGCCTACGATGAGGCATGTCTCTGATGTTTTTAACAGATTGGTTATATCCTCTGCTTAA
- the LOC7482854 gene encoding receptor protein kinase-like protein ZAR1 isoform X1 has product MVTLFVDMFSLSLLVLVLFNSYSLVTSLNSEGYALLSFKQSINEDPEGSLSNWNSSDDNPCSWNGVTCKDLKVMSLSIPKKKLYGFLPSALGSLSDLRHINLRNNRFFGPLPAELFQAQGLQSLVLYGNSFSGSLPNQIGKLKYLQTLDLSQNFFNGSIPTSIVQCRRHRVLDLSQNNFTGSLPVGFGTGLVSLEKLDLSFNKFNGSIPSDMGNLSSLQGTADLSHNLFTGSIPASLGNLPEKVYIDLTYNNLSGPIPQNGALMNRGPTAFIGNPGLCGPPLKNPCPSDTAGASAPSAIPFLPNNSPPQDSDNSGRKSEKGRGLSKSAVVAIIVSDVIGICLVGLLFSYCYSRACPRRKDKDENDNGFEKGGKRRKGCLRFRKDESETLSENVEQCDLVPLDAQVAFDLDELLKASAFVLGKGGIGIAYKVVLEDGYTLAVRRLGEGGSQRFKEFQTEVEAIGKLRHPNVVTLRAYYWSVDEKLLIYDYIPNGSLDTALHGKPGMVSFTPLSWSVRLTIIKGIARGLVYLHEFSTKKYVHGDLKPSNVLLGQNMEPHISDFGLGRLATIAGGSPTRESNRSTLEKPQERQQKGEPSSEVATVSSTNLVSYYQAPEALKVLKPSQKWDVYSCGVILLEMITGRSPVVCVGTSEMDLVHWIQLCIEEQKPLVDVLDPYLAPDVDKEEEEIVAVLKIAMACVHSNPERRPTMRHVSDVFNRLVISSA; this is encoded by the exons ATGGTCACTTTGTTTGTAGACATGTTCTCTTTGAGTTTGCTGGTTCTTGTTCTCTTTAACTCTTACAGTCTAGTGACTTCTTTGAATAGTGAAGGGTATGCACTATTGTCGTTTAAGCAGTCTATTAACGAAGATCCAGAAGGGTCTTTGAGTAACTGGAACTCCTCTGATGACAACCCTTGTTCATGGAATGGGGTTACATGCAAGGACCTTAAAGTCATGTCTCTCAGTATTCCAAAGAAGAAACTCTATGGGTTTCTTCCTTCTGCTCTTGGGTCACTCTCTGACCTTAGACATATAAATTTGAGGAATAATAGGTTCTTCGGCCCTTTGCCTGCTGAGCTCTTTCAAGCTCAAGGACTACAAAGTTTGGTCCTTTATGGGAATTCCTTTTCTGGGTCTTTGCCAAATCAGATTGGCAAGCTCAAGTACCTCCAAACCTTGGATTTATCCCAGAATTTCTTCAATGGGTCAATACCCACGTCAATTGTTCAATGCAGGAGACATAGGGTCCTTGATCTTAGCCAAAACAATTTCACTGGTTCTTTGCCAGTTGGGTTTGGTACTGGTTTGGTTTCCCTTGAAAAACTTGATCTTTCgttcaataaattcaatggtTCGATTCCTAGTGATATGGGAAATCTGTCTAGCTTACAAGGGACTGCTGACTTGTCACACAATCTCTTTACTGGTTCAATCCCAGCTAGCCTTGGAAACCTTCCTGAGAAGGTTTATATTGATCTAACTTATAACAATTTGAGCGGTCCAATACCTCAAAATGGTGCTCTAATGAACAGAGGTCCTACAGCATTTATTGGAAATCCTGGTCTCTGTGGCCCTCCATTGAAAAATCCATGTCCTTCGGATACCGCCGGTGCAAGTGCACCTTCAGCAATCCCTTTTTTGCCTAATAACTCCCCCCCTCAAGATTCAGATAACAGTGGCAGAAAGAGTGAGAAAGGAAGAGGACTGAGTAAGAGTGCAGTTGTTGCGATAATTGTGAGTGATGTCATTGGGATTTGCCTCGTTGGATTGTTGTTTTCGTATTGTTATTCTAGAGCTTGTCCACGCCGTAAGGATAAGGATGAAAATGATAATGGTTTTGAGAAGGGagggaagagaaggaaagggtGCTTGCGCTTTAGGAAGGATGAGTCCGAGACTCTATCTGAGAACGTGGAGCAGTGTGACCTTGTGCCACTGGATGCGCAGGTGGCTTTTGATTTGGATGAGCTGCTTAAAGCGTCTGCTTTTGTTTTAGGGAAGGGTGGAATTGGGATTGCTTACAAAGTTGTGCTTGAAGATGGGTATACTTTAGCTGTGAGAAGATTGGGCGAGGGAGGCTCTCAACGATTTAAGGAATTCCAAACGGAAGTGGAAGCAATTGGCAAGCTAAGGCATCCTAATGTTGTGACTCTCAGAGCATATTACTGGTCTGTTGATGAGAAGTTGCTTATCTATGATTACATACCGAATGGAAGTCTTGACACAGCACTTCATG GGAAGCCTGGAATGGTGTCATTCACCCCATTATCATGGTCTGTTCGGTTGACAATCATAAAGGGAATTGCGAGAGGCTTGGTTTATCTTCATGAATTCAGCACTAAAAAATATGTTCATGGAGATCTGAAGCCAAGTAATGTGCTTCTTGGACAGAACATGGAACCACACatttctgattttggacttgGTCGACTTGCTACTATTGCTGGAGGGTCCCCAACACGGGAATCTAATCGATCTACCTTGGAAAAACCACAAGAGAGGCAACAGAAGGGTGAGCCAAGCTCAGAAGTTGCCACAGTTTCATCTACAAACTTGGTATCTTATTACCAGGCTCCTGAAGCACTAAAAGTTCTAAAACCATCACAAAAATGGGATGTTTACTCTTGTGGAGTTATCTTACTAGAAATGATCACAGGAAGGTCGCCAGTGGTCTGTGTCGGTACCTCAGAGATGGATCTCGTTCACTGGATCCAGCTTTGCATTGAAGAGCAGAAACCACTTGTAGATGTCTTAGATCCGTACTTAGCTCCTGATGTGgataaggaagaagaagagattgtTGCCGTTTTGAAGATTGCAATGGCTTGTGTTCATAGCAACCCTGAAAGGAGGCCTACGATGAGGCATGTCTCTGATGTTTTTAACAGATTGGTTATATCCTCTGCTTAA